ATACAAAATATAAAGGAAATTTGAATGCTTGCTTTCTTTTCTCTTGCAAACTTATCTGAATTTTGCGCACAACAATTAGGACTTTACACCTATCAAAATTATATCGAACTATTCTTCTTTGTTTTGATTACAAATAAAACATTAACCTGGCTAAAAAAGGATCATACAAAGCATCTGCTTTTTTATACTTACTCATACTTTGCACTGCTTTTTGCAAGTTATAGTTTTTCATGCACCATTCTTTTTTCCTCAATGATTATTTTTTCACCTGCACTTGTCATTTTTTGCATAGTTATTCATCAAAAACAGATACAAAAAAACTTTGTTTTTGCATCATTAAAACAAGTTTCACCAAGCACGATTCCGGATCAAAACTGGCTTGAGGTTTTAATACGATCATGCCTTCTTTCTTCGTATCAAAAAAAACAGCTCATCTGCATCGTTCAAAGATTTGATCATCTTGGAACACTCCTGCAAGCGCCATACGAATTAAATTTACCCGTTCAGCAAGACATTGTTGATCTTATTCTTGCAAGTAACGACCTAGATAATCCATCAATTTTATGGGCCGACCAGTCAGGAATTCTTTGCAGCGTTAATGTAAAATGGAAAAAATTGTTGTCAGAAGAAGTTTTTATGTTTGATAAACAAAGTGAATTACATCCACTCACGCATCATCATGCAACTATTTCGATGCTTACAAAAAAAACAGATTCTTTCGCTTTTTTAATAAATGCATCTACTGGAGAACATGCTCTTTGGTACCAGGGAAAATGCTGTAAGCAAATCACGATAGATCAATTACTTAAAAGCTGTAAACAGATTATAAATCTTTCAAGCAATGCTCATCAAGAAAGCATTATAGCTTCTACCTTTATAAAACAAGCTGAACATATAAAAGGAAAAAACAATGATCAGAAAAACAATTCCTCTCATACTTCACCCCCACTTCACTAAAATATCATCTTTTTTTATTGGATATATGCTATGGGCTTTTGTTGCTCAATTTCAATTAACAACTACTAACAAAGTAGTACCCATTTGTTTTTATCAAAACAGTGATCAATCAATTAATCGAACTATAGTTGCTCCGGACTCAGCCATGATATCAATTACTGGAAATAGAAAGGACATCTATGAATTTAACTCCTCGCAGAGTGCAATTCATTTAGATCTTTCGCAGTATTGTGACGGAGATCATGAAATTCAGCTCATCAGAGAAAATCTTTTTTTACCTGATAGTTTAAAACTGGTACACTTAGTACCTACACATATTTCTATAAAAATTTCTAGCAACAAAATAAACGAAAAACTATCAGAATAATGAAAAATATTTTTACAAACAGTGGTATCAGGGGCAAAGTTGACCAAGGACTTTTAAATCCAAAGGACATACAAACACTAGGGCACGCAATCGGATGTTTGCTTGCACAAGAATTTGATGATCCTTGCAATATTTTAATCGCCACTGACACACGAACTTCAAGCCCATGGATAAAAAAAGCTATGATCCAAGGACTTGTTGCCTTTGGACATGATATTTTTGATGCTGGAATTGCGCCAACACCATTTGTTGCGAAGGCAATCAAAGATTACGGCATGTCTTCTGAAAGTGAAGAAGATGACTACGATGAAGAAGAAGACAACGAAGAAGAAAAAATGTTTACTCTTGGGATCGTCATTACAGCTTCACACAATCCAGCTGAGTACAATGGTATAAAATTTTTAACCGAATTTGGATACCTCAACGTAGAAATGGAAGAAGAAATATCTTCTCTTTTTCATGAATTTACAAATGATCCAAAAGAACTTAAAGAAATACTTGCAACCGAAGAGCATGGAACCGTTGTAGATTTTGATTTAACCGGATTTTATCAAGAAGTCGTAGTAGACCAGCTTGATCATGCTCCCTACAAAGACGTAAAAGTAGTTCTTGACTGCGCACATGGCGCAACATCATTTATTGCTGATCGAATTTTTAAAGCCTGCGGGATGACAACTATTGCAATCAACAACACGCAAAACGGGGAGCTTATAAATAAAGATTCTGGATGCACTAATCGTGAAATTTTAGTAAAAGCCGTAAAGCAACATAACGCTGAATGGGGCTGTGCATTTGATGGAGATGGTGATCGCGTTATCATCGTAAACAATTTAGGTGAAATATTTGATGGCGATGACATTATGGCTATCATCTCTGAGCATCCTACTCACCAAGGTGATCCTATTATTGTTGGCACAGTAATGACCAATGGTGGAATGGATCAGTATTTTTCATCTCAAAAAAGACAACTTATAAGAACTCCGGTTGGTGAACGAAATGTTATTGATGCGCTTATAAAGCATCAAGCATTTCTTGGTTTTGAAACCTGTGGTCACATTACTCTGATGGAACATGCGTTTTGCAGTGACGGAATCTTTGCAGCTTTAATGTTTTTTGACACACTTGCATCAGGCAAGAAAATAAATTTACACCCCTATAAAAAACAATCTCAAGAGCATACAGTTTTACCACTTGGTTCAAAAAAAATTGATCAAAAAGCAATCAATGCTATCATCTCAAAATTTTCAATTCAACCAGGACGAATTATCATACGTCCGTCAAATACTGAGCCAATTTTAAGAATCATGGTTGAACATGAAGATGCTGCTCAAGCAAAAATAATTATTGAAACTGTTAAAGAACTATGCCTAAAGGAAATTAAGTAATGGAATTTAAAATTTTTTACGAAAAGCCAATTGCATACATCAAGCACATTTTTATTACCGGATTAATTTTTTTACTTCCAGTAACCATTACTTTTGTTCTGCTTCGATTCTTTTTTGGATTAATAAAAGGATGGCTCATACCCATTAGAAATATAGATTTTCCTTTTATTGAAAATGTGCCTCACCATGAAATACTAATTTTACTTATGTTTGTATTTGTTATGGGCATGCTCATAAAAATGCTTATTTTAAATCCGATTATTCACTTAATGGAGCGTTTCTTTAGCAAAATCCCCCTAGTCAAAACTATTTATCTTGCAACAAAACAGCTTGTTCATGCTTTTACGGCCCACGATGAAGCAAGCTTTAAAAAAGTAGTCATCATTGAATTTCCAAGACAAGGAATGTACAGCATCGGATTTTTAACCAAAGAAGTTCCATCAGAAATTTCAGATCTTAAATTATACGGCATTTACGTTCCGCACACACCAAACCCTGCAACTGGAAGCTTTATTATGTTACCAGCTAGTCAATTTACTCAAACTGATTTAACTCGCCAAGAAGCAACAGCGCTAGTAATTTCAGGTGGAATATTACAACCAAATCGATTCAAAAAATAATCAACAAAAAAGGCGCATGTTTTTAGCATGCGCCTTTTAATTTTTTAAGCTTTTTTAATTTTATTTAGAAAGTACAAAGGAGAATCTACATAGTCTAAAGACTTGTGCATTTTCTTTGTCAGACTTCCTTCCTCCAAGATAGAGAATCCTTCTTTTTCATAGCACTCAATAGCTCTTTTATTATCTTTATACACCCACAGAATAATGTTTTTCATGCCAAGTGCGATACAAGATTTATCAGTATGCTGCATAAGCTCTGTTGCAACCCCCTGCCGACGATACTCTGGATGAACAGCTATAATACTATAACAAATAGCATCTGAATTCATTTTTACATAACCAGAACCAAGGGTTTTCCACGCAATGTTTTTACCATGTTCCACCATGCCTTTATGTCTATAAACATAACTCAAAACACCAACCACAACTGGTGGAACAGTATTTGTTTTACATACAACTGTTTTATAGGTATCACCATGAATCATTTTTGATATATCTTCTGGATCAGTAAATGATTCTCTGCTATTTTTTGTATCTTCAAATAATGCACAAATTTGTGACAGTTCGTTTTCATCGTTT
This portion of the Candidatus Dependentiae bacterium genome encodes:
- a CDS encoding DUF502 domain-containing protein yields the protein MEFKIFYEKPIAYIKHIFITGLIFLLPVTITFVLLRFFFGLIKGWLIPIRNIDFPFIENVPHHEILILLMFVFVMGMLIKMLILNPIIHLMERFFSKIPLVKTIYLATKQLVHAFTAHDEASFKKVVIIEFPRQGMYSIGFLTKEVPSEISDLKLYGIYVPHTPNPATGSFIMLPASQFTQTDLTRQEATALVISGGILQPNRFKK
- a CDS encoding GNAT family N-acetyltransferase, with amino-acid sequence MKNKVLLGFFISLINGFSCSSFSVFDVNKNDENELSQICALFEDTKNSRESFTDPEDISKMIHGDTYKTVVCKTNTVPPVVVGVLSYVYRHKGMVEHGKNIAWKTLGSGYVKMNSDAICYSIIAVHPEYRRQGVATELMQHTDKSCIALGMKNIILWVYKDNKRAIECYEKEGFSILEEGSLTKKMHKSLDYVDSPLYFLNKIKKA